A region of Ictidomys tridecemlineatus isolate mIctTri1 chromosome 4, mIctTri1.hap1, whole genome shotgun sequence DNA encodes the following proteins:
- the Tusc1 gene encoding tumor suppressor candidate gene 1 protein, which translates to MWRMRGGATRRGSCGCGDTDGPGRRGRVPQRGGGDGSWRGRAGGARQQLEERFADLAASHLEAIRARDERDRQNARLREENARLRLENRRLKRENRSLFRQALRLQGEGGDRMAAEAALGPPEAGTNRRERGGRREDEPGSPRALRARLEKLEAMYRRALLQLHLEQQGPRPRVDKEEPPVQEPDSGLCAQDPAPPGPWL; encoded by the coding sequence ATGTGGCGCATGCGTGGTGGCGCCACCCGGCGCGGGAGCTGTGGCTGCGGGGACACAGATGGGCCCGGCCGCCGGGGCCGGGTTCCGCAGCGCGGCGGAGGTGACGGGAGTTGGCGAGGCCGTGCGGGTGGCGCCCGACAGCAGCTGGAGGAGCGTTTCGCGGACCTGGCAGCGAGCCACCTGGAGGCCATCCGCGCGCGGGACGAGCGGGACCGGCAGAACGCGAGGCTGCGCGAGGAGAACGCCCGGCTGCGGCTCGAGAACCGGCGGCTGAAGCGCGAGAACCGCAGCCTCTTCCGTCAGGCTTTGCGGCTCCAGGGGGAGGGCGGCGACCGGATGGCCGCAGAGGCGGCCCTGGGTCCCCCGGAGGCTGGCACGAACCGGAGGGAGAGAGGTGGTCGCCGTGAGGATGAACCAGGCAGCCCCAGGGCCTTGAGGGCCCGGCTGGAGAAGCTGGAGGCCATGTACCGCAGGGCCCTGCTGCAGCTGCACCTTGAACAGCAAGGGCCGCGCCCGCGTGTGGACAAGGAGGAGCCGCCTGTGCAGGAGCCTGACTCTGGCCTCTGTGCCCAGGACCCGGCGCCCCCAGGGCCCTGGCTGTAG